One genomic segment of Luteimonas galliterrae includes these proteins:
- a CDS encoding ABC transporter ATP-binding protein, whose protein sequence is MQPVISIKNLSKTYKSGFQALKNVSLDIRRGEIFALLGPNGAGKTTLISVVCGIVNASEGSVTADGHDIAAEYRAARSKIGLVPQELSTDAFETVWATVTFSRGLFGKPPNPAHLEKVLRDLSLWDKKDSKIMALSGGMKRRVLIAKALSHEPQILFLDEPTAGVDVELRHDMWQMVRKLRESGVTIILTTHYIEEAEEMADRIGVINKGELVLVEDKRTLMRKLGKKQLTLTLQNPLAQVPDAMSDLPLELIEEGHALVYTFDTQTEETGIASLLKRLGEHGIDFKDLHSSESSLEDIFVSLVRNNREGATA, encoded by the coding sequence GTGCAACCCGTCATATCGATCAAGAACCTCAGCAAGACCTATAAATCCGGTTTCCAAGCGTTGAAGAACGTGAGCCTGGACATCCGCCGCGGCGAGATCTTCGCGCTGCTGGGTCCCAACGGCGCCGGCAAGACCACGTTGATCAGCGTCGTCTGCGGCATCGTCAACGCCAGCGAAGGCAGCGTGACCGCGGACGGGCACGACATCGCGGCCGAATACCGCGCGGCGCGCTCCAAGATCGGGCTGGTGCCGCAGGAATTGTCGACCGATGCTTTCGAAACCGTCTGGGCCACGGTCACGTTCAGCCGCGGCCTGTTCGGCAAGCCGCCGAATCCGGCGCATTTGGAAAAAGTGCTGCGCGATCTGTCGCTATGGGACAAGAAGGACAGCAAGATCATGGCCTTGTCGGGCGGCATGAAGCGCCGCGTGCTGATCGCCAAGGCGCTGTCGCACGAGCCGCAGATCCTGTTTTTGGACGAGCCCACCGCCGGCGTCGACGTCGAGCTGCGCCACGACATGTGGCAGATGGTGCGCAAGCTGCGCGAGAGCGGCGTGACCATCATCCTGACCACGCACTACATCGAGGAGGCCGAGGAAATGGCCGACCGCATCGGCGTGATCAACAAGGGCGAGCTGGTGCTGGTCGAGGACAAGCGCACGCTGATGCGCAAGCTGGGCAAGAAGCAGCTGACGCTGACCCTGCAGAACCCGTTGGCGCAAGTGCCGGACGCGATGTCCGACCTGCCGCTGGAGCTGATCGAGGAAGGCCACGCGCTGGTCTACACCTTCGACACGCAAACAGAGGAGACCGGCATCGCTTCGCTGCTCAAGCGCCTGGGCGAGCATGGCATCGACTTCAAGGACCTGCATTCCAGCGAGAGTTCGCTGGAGGATATCTTCGTCAGCCTGGTGCGCAACAACCGCGAGGGGGCCACGGCATGA
- a CDS encoding peptidylprolyl isomerase has translation MLQAQQSADKPKVKSAKEIVDAAPASAWRTLDPANTLYMDLKGGRVVIELAPDFAPGHVANIKALARGGYWNGLSIYRSQDNFVVQFGDPTEDEKQRKPLSTGAKAKLPAEFERASAGLAFDALPDSDGWAPQVGFSGGFPAGRDPKSGKTWLAHCYGTLGAGRDVAADSSNGTELYVATGQSPRALDRNITVVGRVVQGMEMLSVIPRGPEPMGFYEKEEQRVPIVSIKLASEVPEAERVPLQLLKTDSAAFAEATEARRNRRDEWYKHPAGHIDLCNVPLPVRAAPVKP, from the coding sequence ATGCTGCAAGCGCAGCAAAGCGCGGACAAGCCGAAGGTCAAATCGGCCAAGGAGATCGTCGATGCAGCGCCGGCTTCGGCCTGGCGGACGCTGGACCCGGCCAACACCTTGTATATGGACCTGAAAGGCGGCCGCGTCGTCATCGAATTGGCCCCGGATTTCGCGCCCGGGCATGTCGCCAACATCAAGGCGCTGGCGCGAGGCGGCTATTGGAACGGGCTGAGCATCTACCGCTCGCAGGACAATTTCGTCGTCCAGTTCGGCGACCCGACCGAAGACGAGAAGCAACGCAAGCCGTTGTCGACAGGCGCCAAGGCGAAGCTGCCCGCCGAATTCGAACGCGCCAGCGCCGGGCTGGCTTTCGATGCGCTGCCCGACAGCGACGGTTGGGCGCCGCAGGTCGGCTTCTCCGGGGGGTTTCCGGCCGGACGCGATCCCAAATCCGGCAAGACCTGGCTGGCCCACTGCTACGGCACGCTCGGCGCCGGCCGCGATGTCGCCGCGGACAGCAGCAACGGCACCGAGCTTTATGTCGCCACCGGCCAGTCGCCGCGCGCGCTGGACCGCAACATCACCGTGGTCGGCCGCGTCGTGCAAGGTATGGAAATGCTCAGCGTGATCCCGCGCGGGCCCGAGCCGATGGGTTTTTACGAGAAGGAAGAGCAGCGCGTACCGATCGTGTCGATCAAACTGGCTTCGGAAGTGCCTGAAGCCGAACGCGTGCCCCTGCAATTGCTCAAGACCGACAGCGCCGCTTTCGCCGAGGCGACCGAAGCGCGCCGCAACCGCCGCGACGAGTGGTACAAGCATCCGGCCGGGCATATCGATCTGTGCAATGTCCCGTTGCCGGTGCGGGCAGCGCCGGTGAAGCCGTAG
- a CDS encoding TfoX/Sxy family protein, producing the protein MAAQDPFVAYLLELVSPLGGVAARRMFGGWGIYVDGAMIGLVAEEAFYLKTDGESRAAFEAAGSSPFVFEGRGRIVETSYWSVPEQALDAPDAMRPWAQRALDAARRKAAAKKPRRKRAS; encoded by the coding sequence ATGGCCGCACAGGACCCTTTCGTCGCGTATCTGCTGGAGCTGGTATCGCCGCTCGGCGGCGTCGCCGCGCGCAGGATGTTCGGCGGCTGGGGCATCTACGTGGATGGCGCGATGATCGGCCTGGTGGCCGAAGAGGCTTTCTATCTGAAGACGGACGGCGAAAGCCGCGCGGCTTTCGAGGCGGCGGGATCTTCGCCCTTCGTTTTCGAAGGTCGTGGCCGCATCGTGGAGACCAGTTACTGGTCCGTGCCGGAACAGGCGCTGGACGCGCCCGATGCGATGCGGCCGTGGGCGCAACGGGCCCTCGACGCCGCGCGCCGCAAGGCCGCGGCGAAAAAACCTAGGCGCAAGCGGGCTAGCTGA
- a CDS encoding ABC transporter permease, whose product MNLHAIRAIYKFEMARTFRTITQSIASPVLSTSLYFVVFGAAIGSRMGDIDGVSYGAFIIPGLIMLTLLNESISNASFGIYMPKWAGTIFELLSAPVSYIEAVIGYVGAAATKSVMLGLLILVTARFFVDYEIAHPFWMICFLFLTAITFSLFGFIIGLWADDFQKLQVIPLMIVTPLTFLGGAFYSIKMLPPVWQKITLFNPVVYLISGFRWSFYGNADVDVRISAVAILGFLALCLFVVWWIFKTGYKLRN is encoded by the coding sequence ATGAACCTGCACGCGATCCGCGCGATCTACAAGTTCGAAATGGCGCGCACTTTCCGCACCATCACCCAGAGCATCGCTTCGCCGGTGCTGTCTACATCCCTGTATTTCGTGGTGTTCGGCGCGGCGATCGGTTCGCGGATGGGCGATATCGACGGGGTCAGCTACGGCGCCTTCATCATCCCAGGCCTGATCATGCTCACTCTGCTCAACGAGAGCATCTCCAACGCTTCTTTCGGCATCTACATGCCCAAGTGGGCGGGCACGATCTTCGAGCTGCTGTCGGCGCCGGTGTCGTACATCGAGGCGGTGATCGGCTACGTCGGCGCTGCGGCCACCAAGTCGGTGATGCTGGGCCTGCTGATCCTGGTCACGGCGCGGTTCTTCGTCGATTACGAGATCGCGCATCCGTTCTGGATGATCTGCTTCCTTTTCCTCACCGCTATCACGTTCAGCCTGTTCGGCTTCATCATCGGGCTGTGGGCGGACGACTTCCAGAAGCTGCAGGTGATTCCGCTGATGATCGTCACGCCGTTGACCTTCCTGGGCGGCGCGTTCTATTCGATCAAGATGCTGCCGCCGGTGTGGCAGAAGATCACCCTGTTCAATCCGGTGGTGTACCTGATCAGCGGGTTCCGCTGGAGCTTCTACGGCAATGCGGACGTGGACGTGCGGATCAGCGCTGTCGCCATCCTCGGGTTCCTGGCGCTGTGCCTGTTCGTAGTGTGGTGGATATTCAAGACCGGGTACAAGCTGCGCAATTGA
- a CDS encoding TonB-dependent receptor gives MQSNKSYNRRSSAVALRRLPLAAAIGLAFSPLAWAQNTDQAPAGQAQTDAAQTPQARAKTLDTVLVTAQKRVENLQKVPISIQAIGNAQLEQQQVSDFDDYAKLIPSLSYGTAGGGVFSGPGFVQVYMRGVSSGGDGNHSGSQPSVGMYLDEQPITTIQGSLDIHMYDIERVEALAGPQGTLYGASSQAGTVRIITNKPDPSAFAAGFGVEANAIDGGGIGHVFEGFANLPIRDNMAIRVVGWQKYDAGYVDNVFGTRTFPTSGITIDNANRADDDYNDAETMGARAALRIDLNENWSITPSIVGQKMVASGSTGYDPSVGDLKVTHFYNESSKDRWDQAALTVEGKIGNFDLVYAFSHLTRNVDSESDYNDYGFWYDTLAGYGAYFYDDAGNLINPSQYIEATDGYRKTSHELRIASPKENRLRFVGGVFWQEQKHDIHQRYRVDGLASLLSVSGYEDTIWLTEQDRKDRDEAVFGELSFDITDKWTVTAGGRWFRANNNLRGYYGFGEGYSSQSGDDPIFRYGEAGCRALYGDPANWVKYEGAPCLNFDKKVKEDGSLGRFNITYEIDDNKLLYATWSEGYRPGGINRKGTLPPYLSDFLTNYEIGWKTTWAGNRLSFNGAIFREDWDDFQFSYLGQNGLTEIRNAGQARIEGIEIDLNWAVTYNLTITGGFAWYDAKLTEDYCAATNPDGSLDPTCFGPRTDDTPDRAPKGSRLPITPEFKGSLVGRYTWEMGEYEPYFQASVFHQGDRVSDLREEQRALLGDLDAYTTLDLSAGVRRGSWALDFFLKNATDERTELTRFAQCATLTCGFQPYTVSTQPRTFGVRFSREF, from the coding sequence ATGCAGTCGAATAAAAGCTATAACAGACGAAGCAGTGCGGTGGCGTTGAGGCGTTTGCCGCTGGCGGCGGCGATCGGCCTGGCGTTCAGCCCGTTGGCCTGGGCGCAGAACACCGATCAGGCGCCGGCCGGCCAGGCGCAGACCGATGCGGCGCAAACGCCGCAGGCCCGGGCCAAGACCCTCGACACGGTGCTGGTGACGGCGCAGAAGCGAGTGGAAAACCTGCAGAAGGTGCCGATCAGCATCCAGGCGATCGGCAACGCGCAGTTGGAACAGCAGCAGGTGTCGGACTTCGACGACTACGCCAAGCTGATCCCCAGCCTGTCGTACGGCACCGCGGGCGGCGGCGTGTTCTCCGGGCCCGGTTTCGTGCAGGTCTATATGCGCGGCGTGTCCAGCGGCGGCGACGGCAACCATTCCGGCTCGCAACCCAGCGTGGGCATGTATCTGGACGAGCAGCCGATCACCACGATCCAGGGCTCGCTGGACATCCACATGTACGACATCGAGCGCGTCGAGGCGCTCGCCGGTCCGCAGGGCACGCTGTACGGCGCCAGCTCGCAGGCCGGCACGGTCCGCATCATCACCAACAAGCCCGATCCGTCGGCGTTCGCGGCCGGCTTCGGCGTCGAGGCCAATGCGATCGACGGCGGCGGCATCGGCCACGTGTTCGAAGGCTTCGCCAACCTGCCGATCCGCGACAACATGGCCATACGCGTCGTGGGCTGGCAGAAATACGATGCCGGCTATGTCGACAACGTATTCGGCACGCGCACGTTCCCGACCTCCGGCATCACCATCGACAACGCTAACCGCGCCGACGACGACTACAACGACGCCGAGACCATGGGCGCCCGCGCCGCGCTGCGGATCGACTTGAACGAAAACTGGTCGATCACGCCGTCGATCGTCGGCCAGAAGATGGTGGCCAGCGGCAGCACCGGCTACGACCCGAGCGTGGGCGATCTGAAGGTGACCCACTTCTACAACGAGTCGTCCAAGGACCGCTGGGATCAGGCCGCGCTGACCGTCGAAGGCAAGATCGGCAACTTCGATCTCGTCTACGCGTTCTCGCATCTCACCCGCAACGTCGATTCCGAATCTGATTACAACGATTACGGTTTCTGGTACGACACGCTGGCCGGCTACGGCGCTTATTTCTACGACGATGCCGGCAATCTGATCAATCCGTCGCAGTACATCGAAGCGACCGACGGCTACCGCAAGACCAGCCACGAACTGCGTATCGCCTCGCCGAAGGAGAACCGGCTGCGCTTCGTCGGCGGCGTGTTCTGGCAGGAACAGAAGCACGACATCCACCAGCGTTACCGGGTCGACGGCCTGGCGTCGCTGTTGTCGGTGAGCGGTTACGAAGACACGATCTGGCTGACCGAGCAGGACCGCAAGGACCGCGACGAAGCGGTGTTCGGCGAGTTGAGTTTCGACATCACCGACAAGTGGACGGTCACCGCGGGCGGGCGCTGGTTCCGCGCCAACAACAACCTGCGCGGCTATTACGGCTTCGGCGAAGGCTATTCCTCGCAGAGCGGCGACGATCCGATTTTCCGCTACGGCGAAGCGGGCTGCCGTGCGCTTTACGGCGATCCCGCGAACTGGGTCAAGTACGAAGGCGCGCCTTGCCTGAACTTCGACAAAAAGGTGAAGGAAGACGGCTCGCTCGGCCGTTTCAACATCACTTACGAGATCGACGACAACAAACTGCTCTATGCCACGTGGTCGGAAGGCTATCGTCCGGGCGGCATCAACCGCAAAGGCACGTTGCCGCCGTACCTATCGGACTTCCTCACCAATTACGAAATCGGCTGGAAAACCACTTGGGCCGGCAATCGGCTGTCGTTCAACGGCGCGATCTTCCGCGAGGACTGGGACGATTTCCAATTCTCGTATCTGGGCCAGAACGGTCTGACCGAAATCCGCAACGCGGGCCAGGCGCGGATCGAAGGCATCGAGATCGACCTCAATTGGGCGGTCACCTACAACCTGACGATCACCGGCGGCTTCGCCTGGTACGACGCCAAGCTGACCGAGGACTATTGCGCGGCGACCAATCCGGACGGATCGCTCGATCCGACCTGCTTCGGCCCGCGCACGGACGACACGCCGGACCGCGCGCCCAAAGGCAGCCGCCTGCCGATCACGCCGGAGTTCAAGGGCAGCCTGGTCGGCCGCTACACCTGGGAAATGGGCGAGTACGAGCCCTATTTCCAGGCCTCGGTCTTCCATCAGGGCGACCGCGTCAGCGATCTGCGCGAAGAGCAGCGCGCATTGCTCGGCGATCTGGACGCGTACACCACGCTCGATCTTTCGGCGGGCGTAAGGCGCGGCAGCTGGGCGTTGGACTTCTTCCTCAAGAACGCCACGGACGAGCGCACAGAACTGACCCGCTTCGCGCAATGCGCGACGCTGACGTGCGGCTTCCAGCCGTACACCGTCTCCACCCAGCCGCGTACGTTCGGGGTGCGGTTTTCGCGGGAGTTCTAG
- a CDS encoding polyhydroxyalkanoate depolymerase, translating into MLYQLHELTRAWMSPFVYWAEANAKILTAPSSPFAALPGAQRLAANQELFYRIGKDYEKPEFGIHSIDIEGHKVPVVEIESLVKPFCRLLRFKRYTDDVGNIADLKDDPAVLIVAPLSGHHATLLRDTVRTMLQDHKVYITDWIDARMVPADQGAFGLDDYVAYIEEFIRHIGADKLHVISVCQPTVPVLAAISLMAARGEKVPRSMIMMGGPNDPRENPTEVNDLATEHPLSWFQTNVIQSVPYPYPGRGRQVYPGFLQHAGFLAMNPRRHLQSHWDFYQDLVRGDLQDAEAHRRFYDEYNAVLDMPAEYYLDTIRIVFQEFLLPRGLWDVRGERVDPSKIRDCALMTIEGQLDDISGRGQTRAAHKMCSGIPEQDHQHYTVRAAGHYGIFSGRRWREQVYPRVRDFIAKYA; encoded by the coding sequence ATGCTCTACCAACTTCACGAGTTGACCCGCGCCTGGATGAGCCCCTTCGTCTATTGGGCCGAGGCCAACGCCAAGATCCTCACCGCCCCGAGCAGCCCCTTCGCCGCCCTGCCCGGCGCGCAACGCCTGGCCGCGAACCAGGAACTGTTCTACCGGATCGGCAAGGACTACGAAAAGCCGGAATTCGGCATCCACTCGATCGACATCGAGGGACACAAGGTGCCGGTGGTGGAAATCGAATCGCTGGTCAAGCCGTTCTGCCGGTTGTTGCGATTCAAGCGCTACACCGACGACGTCGGCAATATCGCCGACCTGAAAGACGACCCGGCCGTATTGATCGTCGCCCCGCTGTCGGGCCACCACGCGACTTTGCTGCGCGATACCGTTCGCACGATGCTGCAGGACCACAAGGTCTACATCACCGACTGGATCGATGCGCGCATGGTGCCGGCCGACCAGGGTGCGTTCGGGCTGGACGATTACGTCGCCTATATCGAAGAGTTCATCCGCCACATCGGCGCCGACAAGCTCCATGTGATCAGCGTCTGCCAACCGACCGTGCCGGTGCTGGCCGCGATCTCGCTGATGGCCGCGCGCGGCGAGAAGGTGCCGCGCTCGATGATCATGATGGGCGGGCCGAACGATCCGCGCGAGAATCCCACCGAGGTCAACGACCTGGCCACCGAGCATCCGTTGAGCTGGTTCCAGACCAACGTGATCCAAAGCGTGCCCTACCCTTATCCGGGCCGCGGCCGGCAGGTGTATCCGGGCTTCCTGCAGCACGCGGGCTTCCTGGCGATGAATCCGCGCCGGCATCTGCAATCGCACTGGGACTTCTACCAGGACCTGGTCCGCGGCGACCTGCAGGACGCCGAAGCGCACCGCCGCTTCTACGACGAGTACAACGCGGTGCTGGACATGCCCGCGGAGTACTACCTCGACACGATCCGGATCGTGTTCCAGGAGTTCCTGCTGCCGCGCGGTTTGTGGGACGTGCGCGGCGAGCGGGTCGATCCTTCCAAGATCCGCGACTGCGCGCTGATGACGATCGAAGGCCAGTTGGACGATATCTCCGGCCGCGGCCAGACCCGCGCTGCGCACAAGATGTGCAGCGGCATCCCGGAACAGGACCACCAGCACTACACCGTCCGCGCGGCAGGCCATTACGGCATCTTCAGCGGCCGCCGCTGGCGCGAGCAGGTGTATCCGCGGGTGCGCGATTTCATCGCCAAATACGCCTGA
- a CDS encoding PadR family transcriptional regulator, giving the protein MTESDLQLKKFQKELSAGTVSLALLAVLGRANEPMYGYQIAKQLERFGDGVLSGKQSALYPVLRNLGAAGLLDSHVEPSVSGPPRRYYRLTEQGRETLREWAAAWRATRDSVDSVLEGLLP; this is encoded by the coding sequence GTGACCGAATCCGATCTCCAGCTCAAGAAATTCCAGAAAGAGCTCAGCGCCGGCACGGTATCGCTGGCCCTGCTGGCCGTGCTGGGGCGGGCGAACGAGCCGATGTATGGGTACCAGATCGCCAAACAGCTGGAGCGCTTCGGCGACGGCGTGCTCAGCGGCAAGCAGAGCGCGCTGTATCCGGTGCTGCGCAACCTGGGCGCGGCGGGGTTGCTCGACAGCCATGTGGAGCCCTCCGTCAGCGGGCCGCCGCGCCGGTACTACCGCCTCACCGAGCAGGGTCGGGAAACCCTGCGCGAATGGGCCGCCGCCTGGCGCGCGACCCGCGATTCCGTCGATTCCGTCCTCGAGGGACTGCTGCCATGA
- a CDS encoding class I SAM-dependent methyltransferase, giving the protein MSKQYDARYFDRWYRGHGLGDRARLGRKVALAVATAEYHLQRPIRNVLDIGCGEGVWRAPLLKLRPKLDYLGFDSSEYAIRRYGRSRRLRYARFGDFAELRPCAPADLVVCSDVLHYLTVRELDRGLPGLVELCAGVAFLETFAREDAAEGDEDEFQNRPARFYRQRFEALGLRQLGSHCWLSPQLADDATALEIS; this is encoded by the coding sequence ATGAGCAAACAATACGACGCGCGCTATTTCGACCGTTGGTACCGCGGCCACGGGCTGGGCGACAGGGCGCGCCTGGGCCGCAAGGTCGCGCTGGCCGTCGCCACCGCCGAATACCATCTGCAGCGGCCGATCCGCAACGTGCTCGACATCGGTTGCGGCGAAGGTGTGTGGCGCGCGCCGTTGCTGAAACTGCGTCCCAAGCTGGACTACCTGGGCTTCGACAGCAGCGAGTATGCGATCCGCCGCTACGGCCGCAGCCGTCGCCTACGCTACGCGCGTTTCGGGGATTTCGCCGAACTGCGGCCCTGCGCACCGGCCGACCTGGTGGTGTGCAGCGACGTGCTGCACTACCTGACCGTACGCGAACTCGACCGCGGCCTGCCTGGACTCGTCGAGTTGTGCGCCGGCGTCGCTTTCCTGGAGACCTTCGCGCGCGAGGATGCGGCCGAAGGCGACGAAGACGAATTCCAGAACCGCCCGGCCCGCTTCTACCGCCAGCGCTTCGAAGCGCTGGGCCTGCGCCAGCTCGGCTCGCATTGCTGGCTGTCGCCGCAACTCGCCGACGATGCGACTGCGCTGGAGATCAGCTAG
- a CDS encoding sensor domain-containing protein has protein sequence MNTALPTSIPEYLEQLRAALAGADPALVQDALYDAEEYLRSEMAENPDKSEAEVIASVAGSYGAPDEVADIYRDTEVKVTRALRPPPPPQRKSALGQFFGVLADPRAYTSLFYMLLSLATGVFYFTWIVTGASLSAGLGVLIIGIPFVILFFGSVRLLSLVEGRLVEVMLGERMPRRPLYAERGKPLLQRIVDMFIDPRTWSTMLYFLAMLPLGIFYFTLIVTMTACSLAFIATPIAVWIFGADAGVSVGGWQLLNIGDDVISTSLQAWALPFLFVTGFLMLFLTLHIARGLGMLHGLFAKHLLVKSAAY, from the coding sequence ATGAACACCGCGCTGCCGACTTCCATCCCCGAATACCTGGAGCAGCTGCGCGCGGCGTTGGCCGGCGCCGATCCGGCGCTGGTGCAGGACGCGCTGTACGACGCCGAGGAATACCTGCGCTCGGAGATGGCCGAAAACCCGGACAAGAGCGAGGCCGAAGTGATCGCCTCGGTCGCCGGCAGCTACGGCGCGCCGGACGAGGTCGCCGACATCTATCGCGACACCGAGGTGAAGGTGACTCGCGCCTTGCGCCCGCCGCCGCCGCCGCAGCGCAAATCGGCATTGGGCCAGTTCTTCGGCGTGCTCGCCGATCCGCGCGCTTACACGTCGCTGTTCTACATGCTGCTGTCGCTGGCGACCGGTGTCTTCTACTTCACCTGGATCGTGACTGGCGCATCGCTGTCGGCCGGCCTGGGCGTGCTGATCATCGGCATTCCGTTCGTGATCCTGTTCTTCGGTTCGGTGCGGTTGCTGTCGCTGGTAGAGGGACGGCTGGTGGAAGTCATGCTCGGCGAGCGCATGCCGCGGCGTCCGTTGTACGCCGAGCGCGGCAAGCCGCTGCTGCAGCGCATCGTGGACATGTTCATCGACCCGCGCACTTGGTCGACGATGCTGTACTTCCTGGCGATGCTGCCGCTGGGCATCTTCTATTTCACGCTGATCGTAACCATGACCGCATGCTCGCTGGCGTTCATCGCCACGCCGATCGCGGTGTGGATCTTCGGCGCGGACGCGGGCGTCAGCGTCGGCGGCTGGCAGCTGCTGAACATCGGCGACGATGTGATCAGCACGTCGCTGCAGGCCTGGGCCCTGCCGTTCCTGTTCGTCACCGGGTTCCTGATGCTGTTCCTGACGCTGCACATCGCGCGCGGACTGGGCATGCTGCATGGCTTGTTCGCCAAGCATCTGCTGGTGAAGAGCGCGGCGTATTGA